A single Oncorhynchus kisutch isolate 150728-3 linkage group LG19, Okis_V2, whole genome shotgun sequence DNA region contains:
- the LOC109864487 gene encoding E3 ubiquitin-protein ligase RNF4, producing MSSTTQRKRRTGVPSSSRRTAKSSRVTTTSVRPRAAASAAVPETIDVLESSRTESEEEVVDLTCEGSELTVVDLTNNDSVVVVDEGPHGRREADSESYVLSSDEEEDTNGGLSADLLSSLQASSRARSTPGTVSCPVCMDAYAEIIESGRLVVSTKCGHLFCSHCLRDSLLRSHTCPTCRKKLIHKQCHPIYI from the exons ATGAGCAGTACA ACACAGAGGAAAAGAAGGACTGGAGTCCCTTCAAGTTCCAGACGCACGGCCAAGAGTAGCAGAGTCACCACAACCAGTGTGCGACCTCGTGCTGCAGCATCAGCAGCAGTCCCAGAGACCATTGATGTGCTGGAAAGCAGCAGGACTGAGA gtgaggaggaggtggtggactTGACATGTGAAGGTTCTGAGTTGACTGTGGTTGACTTGACCAACAATGATTCTGTGGTG GTTGTCGATGAAG GGCCTCATGGCAGACGTGAAGCTGACAGTGAGAGTTATGTACTGagcagtgatgaggaggaggatactAATGGAGGCCTCAGTGCcgacctcctgtcctctctacaGGCCAGCAGTAGAGCCAG GTCTACTCCAGGGACAGTCAGCTGCCCAGTGTGTATGGACGCCTATGCTGAG ATCATTGAAAGTGGGAGGCTAGTAGTCTCCACAAAATGTGGTCACCTGTTCTGCAGTCACTGCCTCCGCGACTCACTGTTGAGATCCCACACTTGCCCAACCTGTAGAAAGAAACTGATCCACAAGCAATGCCACCCCATATATATCTGA